The DNA window CTGGGCCGGCGGCGGCCCACGGCGGACGACATCCGGCGCGAGATCGGGGCCCTGCAGGTGAAGCCCCGGCCGTTCGCGCCGCCGTCGGCGCTCGGACGCACCCTCGACGTCACCGCCGCCACCTCGGCGGCCGGCTGGCCGGTGTTCACCGTCGCCCCGCGCGGCGCCGCCCCCACCGCGCGCGTGCTGTATCTGCACGGCGGCGCCTACATCCGCGAGATCACCCGGCACCACTGGAAACTGGTGGGGCAGTTGGCGACCGCGGGCGCCGCCGTCACGGTGCCGATCTACCCGCTGGCGCCGCGCGGTACGGCGTCGCACGTGGTGGCCGGATCGGCCGACCTCGCCGAGCGGGTGGCGAAGCACGACGAGCCGCTGGTGCTCGCGGGCGACTCCGCCGGTGGCGGGCTGGCCCTCGCAGTGGCGCTCGCGCTGCGCGATCGCGGCACCGCTTCCCCAGCCCACACCGCGCTGATCTCCCCGTGGCTGGACGCGACCGGGTCGCACCCGGAGATCCTCGAGATCGCCCCGCGGGATCCGTGGCTGCACCCGGGCGGACTCACGGTGGCCGCCGACGCCTACCGCGGCGAACTCGATCGGGAGCACCCGTGGGTGAGCCCGCTGAGCGGCGACCCGGCCGGGCTGGGCCCGATCACGCTGTTCACCGGCACCCGGGACATCCTCAACGTCGACGCCCGCCGCTTCCGCCCACTGGCGGCCGCGGCGGGCGTGTCACTCGATTTCCACGAGGCGCAGGAGATGATCCACGTCTACCCGCTGCTACCGATCCCGGAGGGCAAGAAAGCCCGCACAGTACTGTGCGGGCTTCTCGCGAACTAGCTCTTCCGGCGGCGGACCGTCAGAAGTTGATCATGTGGCCGGCGAGGCCGTGGATGGCCTCCTGCAGCGCCTCGCTGAGCGTCGGATGCGTGTGGACGTTGCGCGCGAGCTCGTTGACCGTGAGGTCCCACTTCTGCGCCAGCGTCAGCTCGGGCAGCAGCTCGGAGACGTCGGGGCCGATGAGGTGGCCGCCGAGCAGCTCGCCGTACTTCTTGTCGGCGATGAGCTTGACGAAGCCGTTGGGGTCGTTCAGGCCGTGCGCCTTGCCGTTCGCGGTGAACGGGAAGGTGGCGACCTTGATGTCGTAGCCCTCGGCCTTGGCCTGCGCCTCGGTGAGACCGAAGCTCGCGACCTGCGGCTGGCAGAACGTGGCGCGCGGCATCATCCGGTAGTCGCCCAGCTCCTGGGTCTCGGCGTCACCGATGGTCTCGGCGGCGACGACGCCCTGCGCCTCGGCGACGTGCGCGAGCTGCAGCTTGGCAGTCACGTCACCGATGGCGTAGATGCCGGAGACGTTGGTGCGCATGCGCTCGTCGATCGCGATGGCGCCGCGCTCGGTGAGCTCGACACCCGTGTTCTCGAGGCCGTAGCCCTCGACCCGCGGGGCGAAGCCGACGGACTGCATGACCTTGTCGACGGTGACCGTCTCGGTCTCACCGGACTTGTTGTCCTTGATGGCGACGGTGACGTCGGAGCCGTTGTCGACGATCGATTGGACCGCGGCACCGGTCTTGATCTTGACGCCGAGCTTCTTGTAGTGCTTGGCGATCTCCTTGGAGACGTCCTCGTCCTCGTTGGGCAGTGCCCGGTCGAGGAACTCGACGATGGTGACGTCGACGCCGTAGTTGGCGAGGACGTAACCGAACTCCATGCCGATGGCGCCGGCGCCGACGATGACGATCGAACCGGGCAGGTCGCGGGTGAGGATCTGCTCCTCGTAGGTGACGACGTTCTTGCTGAGCGACGTGCCCGGCAGGAGCTTGGTCACCGACCCGGTCGCGATGATGACGTTGTCGAAGGTCACCGTCTCGGTCTCGCCCGAGCCGAGTGCGACCGAGATGGTCTTGGCATCGACGAACGTGCCGCGACCGTCGTACTCGGTGATCTTGTTCTTCTTCATCAGGAAGTGCACGCCCTTGACGCGGCCGTCCGCGACCTTGCGGCTGCGGTCGTACGCCGCGCCGAAGTCGAACGACACGTCTCCCGACATACCGAACGCCTTCGCCTCCTTGTGGAAGATGTGCGCGAGTTCGGCATTGCGGAGAAGCGCCTTCGAGGGGATGCAGCCCACGTTCAGGCAGACACCGCCCCAGTACTTCTCTTCGATGATGGCGGTCTTGAGGCCCAGCTGTGCCGCGCGGATAGCAGCGACGTACCCACCGGGACCGGCTCCGAGGACAACGACGTCATAGTGTGAGGTCACGAGGCCCTAGCGTAGCCCCGCCCCGATCGGCTGTCCCGGGTTGGTGCTTACTCCCGAGTAAGTTCGCGTTGGGCGAGGCCGACGGCGGCGCCCGAGCGCCGAACACACCTGCGACCCCAGTCGCCGCGGCGACTGGGGTCGGAGGTGCGAATGCTCAACTGAACGAGATCGAGCTCCCGAGATCTCCGATGGTGCTACCACCGAAGACACTGCCGCGGCCGAGACCGAGGAGGGTGTCGAGCAGGCCCGACAGGGATCCCGTTGCCGGCTCGACCGGGGAGCCGAGACCGATTGCGTTCAGATTCATGGCAGTCGCCTTCCTACTACTCCGGTGGGATCTCGCCCTGTTGCGAGATCCCGCGATCAGCTGAGCTCGGTGACGGAACCGAAGTTCACGATGTTGCCGATGACGCCGATGAGAGCAGCGAAGATGGCATCGAGGTTCATGGTTCTTCCTTACTTTCGTGGTGGTTGTGTCGATGTGTTGCAGGTGGGACGAACTAGCTGAGCTCGGTCACGCTTCCGAAGTTGATCAGGTTTCCGATCACTCCGATGAGCGCGGCGAAGATGGCGTCAGCGTTCATGTGTCTTGCCTTTCGGGGGAGATTCCGTGAACTGCTTGTGATTGGTGTGTGATCTTTTTCAGCCCGGGCTAGGAGCTGGTGTCGCCGGGGGACCCCGCTACCCCGGCTGAGCAAACTCCCTGTACAACCCGTCCGTTTGACGCTGGGTGCGGTGCGGCCGTGGTGTGCCACTCCGCGAGCGTGGGATCGGGAGGACGATCGCGTTTATTCGACCGTGATGAAAAAGATAGACGACGTTGCCGGACCGTGTCTGCGTTTTCGCGATTCAGTTGGGCGCTCGTCCAACTTGTCGGGTTATTCATCCGCCGACTCACCCCGGCGGGCAGCCGGTCAGGCCGGTGTCGCCGCCGCGTCGGGGTCCGCGAAAGGCTCGGACCCGCGCGCACGCACCGCGTCGTGCAGTTCGCCCAGACTCGTGCGGATCACTTCGAGGTAGTGCGGCAGGTCCGGCATCACCTCGGGATCGGCGATGACGGTCAGGACGAGGTCGCCGCCGGACGCGGTCGTGACGAAGTGGCGCAACCGATCCCCGTCGATGGGTGGTTGCGAGCCGAGGACCGCGACCGCGCGGGCCCCACCGAAGGTGAGCCCGTCGACGGTCAGCGGAATGTTGCTGATCATCGTGTGGGAGGTGCGGGAGGTGTTGGATTCGTAGCGATTACGCCGGCGCAGGTATGCCGCCAGGCGCCAGATCAGGGGCGGAGCGGTGTCCATCGCGGCCACCTGTCGCCGCATCGCGGGATGCGACGTGCGCTTCTTCTCCAGACGCGAGGACGCCGAGACGGCCGTCAGGCGATCGACCGGATCGGCGACGTCCGTGTGCATGTCGACCGCGAGAACGACCAGTTGATTGGCCGACTGCCACCGTTCCAGTCGCCGCATCGACCGCGGAACCATGGCCACCAGGGCGCCGTCCGGCCGCTCGCCGTGCTCACGCAGGTACCGATCGAGAGCACCGCCGACTGCCGCCAGCACGACGTCGTTGATGGTGATCCCCGGCGCAGCCGACCGGGTCGCCGCAACCTGCTTGCCCGGCAGCACGATCGAGCGGAGACAGGCGCGGCCGCTGGCAACGGTGTTGAAGCGGGTTGCCGGCCGCCTCGGCAGGCGCGGCCAGTCCCCGGCGGCACAGGCCGCCTCGACGGCGCGCGCCGACGCGCGGTTCCCGGGGACGGAGCGGACCAGCGTCCGTGTCCGGCGGGGGATGTCGCGAACGGACCGGACGAGCATCCGGGTTCTCGGGAGACGAACGGGGGCGGCGGCCGGGGCCGGGAGCGGCGTCTCGGAGAACAGCTTGTGTGCCAGCTCCATGACCGCGAGCCCGTCGGCGGCGCTGTGGTGAAGCTTGAGCGCCACCGCGGTCACCGGCCCGTCGTGCAGGTCGAGACCGGTCACGCCGGTGATGACGTGCAGTTCCCACGGCGGCCGCGCCAGGTCGACGCGGGAGGTGACCATTTCGCCCAGGAGCGGCCCGACGCCGTCCCAGCCCGGGCCCGGAGCCGCCCACACCCGGAGGTGGTGGCGCAGGTCGACGGTCTCGGTGGGAACCCAGTGCGGGTGGTCGATACCGAGGGGAGATCGTGTGATCACGGACGTGAATACCCGGTGGCTACCGAGCCTGGCATGCATCCATTCCCGTACGCGTTCCTCGGTGAGGGACGTGGACGACGCCGACGTCTCGTCGAACAGATACACGGCCACCAGGTGCTCGAGATGTCCGTCGTGCTCGTTGTAGACAAACTCGGCGTCTCGCGGTTCCAGCCGTGCACACCGTGACTCGAATCCCGGATCTGCGCGCACTCTGCATTCCTCCACGTTTTCGACGCCTACTCGACGAGACGACAGCGAGACCGCAGGCACCCGCGGGGCGCCTGCGGTCTCGATGGTCGTTCTGTGGTCACTTCTGAGGAGGGTTCTCCAGCATCTTGCTGCCGATACCGGTGAAGCCGACCAGGCCGCCGATATACGAGACGATCTGAACAATGTACTTCTGCAACATCGTGGTTCCCCTTTACACCGGCGGCCGATTGAGGGACAGCGCATCGAGGTAGGACGCCAGCACCCCTACCAGGTCGATCGACCCGAAGTCGATCAGGTCGGAACTGTAGGTCAACGACAGGTCCATCTGCATTCTCCTTTGAAATTACGTGCCGCTGGATCCGACGATGTCCTGGATGCTGCCCGCCGCACCCGACGAGCCGGCCGGCCAGAGCGCGATCACGTCGCCGACGACATCGAACATCGAGTTGACGAGATTCACCACGGGGCCGAGGATGACTTCACTCCACGGCATTACGTCGACGCTGGTGAGAAGGTCGACGAGGCTACCTGTGTTCACGATTCTCCACTCCTTCTGCGAGATATTGTCAGCCCATGATCGGCGGCGGTTCCCAGCCGCCGTCCACCGAATAGGCGAAGGGCGAGAAGAGAAGCGTTGCCACGATCTGCTGGATCGATGGATTCTGGAGCAGGGGCGCTAGCGACCCGAGTGTCATTTCATTCTCCTAAGCTGGATGGATGCCCGAGCTGGCGCTGCGCGTCAGCTCTCGCTGATGACATCGGCGAGCGAGCCCAGTGCCGCGCCGGTGCCTGGTGTCACCGACCCCGAGTAGATGGCTTGGGCCAGGCCTTGAAAAAATGCCGCCGTTGCCTGCAGGAACGACACACTCATGTGTATTCCTTTCCTTTCATTGGTTGCTTTTTCGGTACCGCGTCCGCCCCGAATCGGTTACGCGAGCGCGAATCCGATTGCACTGAAGTTCCGATGGAGCATAACCACTCGAATCGCCCGTGGGAGCCCATTTCGGAAAAATTGCGGCGATCGCCTGTTCGACAATTCTGAAGAGTTGTTTCGACAGTCGAGCACAACCCATTGCCGAGAGGCTGCGCGTTCCCCGCCTTCCCCCTTCATTCCAACTTCGAGCCCCGAGCCTGGACGCGACACGTGCGATCGGGACACGAATCTATTGCACGAGGTCACGGTTCGGTGGCGTTTTCGCCGGGATCGAACGAATCCCCGAACAGTCCGCCTTCGATGACAAATTGTTCGTTCGGCCCAGGCAGGAGGTGCCGCCCGGCACGAGCATTCCGGACCGCACCTCCGAGCTTTCGGAATCGATCCGAAGCGGCTCGTCGAACTAGTGCAGAGTGCCGGCGCCGGCGTTCAGCGTCGGAGTGCTCCCGACGGCACCGCCCGCGTCCGCAGGAATGCAGTTGGTCGCCGCGTTGGCAGGTCCGAACGGGCCCGTCGCCTTCGAGACGAAGGTGAAGTAGTCAGCGGCGTTCCCGTACTTCGCCGCGTCACCCGCCGTGTTGAGTCTCACGTCGAAGTTGGTGTTCTTGGTGACGATTCGAACCTTCGGCAGCTGGTACGTCGTACTCACGCCGACCGCCAGCGGAGCAGCGCTCGTTCCACTCAACGTCAGCACAGAGCCCGACACCGAGACCTGCGGTGTACCGCTGTAGCCGGACCCCGTGCCACTGACGATCGACGCGCTCACGAAGGTCGACGGGTCGATGCTGTAGTCGACGGCGATCTGGTCGAGCCCCGTGAACGAGTAGCCGGGAACACCCGTGCCACCGGCACCCGGCGTCGTCTGCGCGCCCATCTGGAGTTCGTAGGTGTTGTTCGATCCCGTGGGGGCCACCACGGT is part of the Rhodococcus sp. SGAir0479 genome and encodes:
- a CDS encoding alpha/beta hydrolase fold domain-containing protein, with product MPLAIALLGRRRPTADDIRREIGALQVKPRPFAPPSALGRTLDVTAATSAAGWPVFTVAPRGAAPTARVLYLHGGAYIREITRHHWKLVGQLATAGAAVTVPIYPLAPRGTASHVVAGSADLAERVAKHDEPLVLAGDSAGGGLALAVALALRDRGTASPAHTALISPWLDATGSHPEILEIAPRDPWLHPGGLTVAADAYRGELDREHPWVSPLSGDPAGLGPITLFTGTRDILNVDARRFRPLAAAAGVSLDFHEAQEMIHVYPLLPIPEGKKARTVLCGLLAN
- the lpdA gene encoding dihydrolipoyl dehydrogenase, whose translation is MTSHYDVVVLGAGPGGYVAAIRAAQLGLKTAIIEEKYWGGVCLNVGCIPSKALLRNAELAHIFHKEAKAFGMSGDVSFDFGAAYDRSRKVADGRVKGVHFLMKKNKITEYDGRGTFVDAKTISVALGSGETETVTFDNVIIATGSVTKLLPGTSLSKNVVTYEEQILTRDLPGSIVIVGAGAIGMEFGYVLANYGVDVTIVEFLDRALPNEDEDVSKEIAKHYKKLGVKIKTGAAVQSIVDNGSDVTVAIKDNKSGETETVTVDKVMQSVGFAPRVEGYGLENTGVELTERGAIAIDERMRTNVSGIYAIGDVTAKLQLAHVAEAQGVVAAETIGDAETQELGDYRMMPRATFCQPQVASFGLTEAQAKAEGYDIKVATFPFTANGKAHGLNDPNGFVKLIADKKYGELLGGHLIGPDVSELLPELTLAQKWDLTVNELARNVHTHPTLSEALQEAIHGLAGHMINF
- a CDS encoding wax ester/triacylglycerol synthase domain-containing protein, whose product is MRADPGFESRCARLEPRDAEFVYNEHDGHLEHLVAVYLFDETSASSTSLTEERVREWMHARLGSHRVFTSVITRSPLGIDHPHWVPTETVDLRHHLRVWAAPGPGWDGVGPLLGEMVTSRVDLARPPWELHVITGVTGLDLHDGPVTAVALKLHHSAADGLAVMELAHKLFSETPLPAPAAAPVRLPRTRMLVRSVRDIPRRTRTLVRSVPGNRASARAVEAACAAGDWPRLPRRPATRFNTVASGRACLRSIVLPGKQVAATRSAAPGITINDVVLAAVGGALDRYLREHGERPDGALVAMVPRSMRRLERWQSANQLVVLAVDMHTDVADPVDRLTAVSASSRLEKKRTSHPAMRRQVAAMDTAPPLIWRLAAYLRRRNRYESNTSRTSHTMISNIPLTVDGLTFGGARAVAVLGSQPPIDGDRLRHFVTTASGGDLVLTVIADPEVMPDLPHYLEVIRTSLGELHDAVRARGSEPFADPDAAATPA